The proteins below are encoded in one region of Acetoanaerobium noterae:
- a CDS encoding GFA family protein, which yields MIYKGSCLCGEVTFEIEGDFDNFYLCHCERCRKDTGSAHAANLFSSTAKLKWLSGQDKTKTFNFRLEGHIKSFCTNCGSALPNIQMDGRLLVVPAGCMDSDINIKPQGHIFYASKANWDTDLEKVPKFQELPNG from the coding sequence ATGATATATAAAGGATCATGCCTTTGCGGTGAAGTTACTTTCGAAATAGAAGGAGATTTTGATAATTTTTATCTCTGCCATTGTGAGCGATGTCGAAAAGATACAGGTTCAGCGCATGCAGCAAATCTGTTTTCTTCTACAGCTAAGTTAAAGTGGCTATCTGGCCAAGATAAAACTAAAACTTTTAATTTTCGTTTAGAAGGGCATATAAAAAGTTTTTGTACTAATTGTGGGTCGGCTCTGCCAAATATACAAATGGATGGAAGATTGTTGGTTGTTCCTGCAGGATGTATGGACAGTGATATAAATATTAAGCCACAGGGACATATCTTTTATGCAAGTAAAGCAAACTGGGATACTGACCTTGAGAAAGTACCAAAGTTTCAAGAACTTCCAAATGGATAA
- a CDS encoding transposase → MSNTNKRYNEEFKKQIVKLINSGKNINEVVKEYNIARPTVNKWVKDYSSSGSFKLNKKMIYTNENACSKIANDL, encoded by the coding sequence ATGTCTAATACAAATAAAAGGTATAATGAAGAATTTAAAAAGCAAATTGTAAAACTTATAAATAGTGGAAAAAATATAAATGAAGTTGTTAAAGAGTATAACATTGCTAGACCCACTGTAAATAAGTGGGTAAAAGACTATTCTTCTTCTGGTTCTTTTAAACTAAATAAAAAGATGATTTACACAAACGAGAACGCTTGTTCTAAAATCGCGAATGATTTATAA
- a CDS encoding KilA-N domain-containing protein, whose amino-acid sequence MLKKPIKETIHAKGIDISIYSEDFHNEYISLTDIARYKSDEPNDVIKNWMRNRDTLEFLGLWESLHNQDFKPVEFDGFKKDAGLNAFTMSPQKWITTVNAIGIVSKSGRYGGTFAHADIAFEFASWISAEFKLYIIKDYKRLKTDESSRLSLGWNLNREISKLNYKIHTDAIKENLLPLELTAYQISMTYASEADLLNVALFGKTAKDWREKNVSQKGNMRDYATLNQLLVLANMESYNSILIEQGKSQAERLQLLNQLAIRQLKAIEEIGTNEIKKLEKR is encoded by the coding sequence ATGTTAAAAAAGCCAATCAAAGAAACCATTCATGCTAAAGGAATAGATATTTCAATTTACAGTGAAGATTTTCATAATGAATACATTTCACTTACAGATATTGCAAGATATAAAAGCGATGAACCAAATGATGTAATAAAGAATTGGATGCGTAATCGGGATACTTTAGAATTTTTAGGTTTATGGGAAAGCTTACATAACCAAGATTTTAAACCCGTCGAATTCGACGGGTTTAAAAAAGATGCAGGTTTGAATGCATTTACAATGTCTCCCCAAAAATGGATTACAACCGTTAATGCAATTGGTATTGTTTCAAAATCAGGGCGATATGGCGGTACATTTGCACATGCTGATATTGCATTTGAGTTTGCATCTTGGATTTCGGCTGAGTTTAAACTCTATATTATTAAAGACTATAAGCGATTGAAAACTGATGAAAGTAGCAGACTCTCATTAGGCTGGAATTTAAACCGTGAAATCTCGAAATTGAATTATAAAATTCATACAGATGCCATAAAAGAGAATTTGTTGCCACTTGAATTGACAGCTTATCAAATATCTATGACCTATGCTAGCGAAGCGGATCTGCTCAACGTAGCACTATTTGGAAAAACAGCGAAAGATTGGCGTGAAAAGAATGTAAGTCAAAAGGGAAATATGAGGGACTATGCTACTTTGAATCAATTGTTGGTATTGGCGAATATGGAAAGCTATAATTCCATTTTGATTGAGCAAGGTAAGTCGCAAGCTGAAAGGTTACAATTATTAAATCAATTGGCAATACGTCAATTAAAAGCAATAGAAGAAATAGGAACGAATGAAATCAAGAAATTAGAAAAACGATGA
- a CDS encoding NUDIX hydrolase, giving the protein MGYSMKLKVKFYNEINDKDLKFAVIMARYDNRWIFCKHKERETYEMPGGHREVDETIVDTAKRELQEETGAIEFEIQPISVYSVTGKNRVNSNGNETFGMLFYAEVHSFKDTLEDEIEKIEFFSNLPSNLTYPEIQPYLYTKVIEIKGKK; this is encoded by the coding sequence GTGGGGTATAGTATGAAACTAAAAGTTAAGTTTTATAATGAGATTAACGATAAAGATTTAAAGTTTGCTGTAATTATGGCTAGATATGATAACAGATGGATTTTTTGCAAACATAAAGAAAGAGAAACTTATGAAATGCCTGGTGGTCATAGAGAAGTAGATGAAACTATAGTAGATACTGCAAAACGTGAACTACAAGAAGAAACAGGAGCAATTGAATTCGAAATTCAACCTATTTCAGTGTATTCAGTAACAGGGAAAAATCGTGTTAATAGTAATGGAAATGAAACTTTTGGAATGTTGTTTTATGCAGAAGTCCATTCTTTTAAAGATACTTTAGAAGATGAAATTGAGAAGATTGAGTTTTTTAGTAACTTACCAAGTAATCTAACATATCCAGAGATTCAACCCTATTTATACACTAAAGTAATTGAAATAAAGGGGAAAAAATGA